TTGGCGGCAATCCCAAAACCCAGAGGCACATCCGACATGGAGAACACCACGACGCCGTCACCGGTCGCAATATTCTCGGTAATCCTCCCTAACCCACCTTTCAAAACGTGGTTCCCGTACAGGAACGACATCTCGGAGGTGGGTTTGAGCCAGACTTTGTGCTTGGCATTTGGAGCAAGGATACTCAAAGACTGAACGGTGAGGTGGAAGCTGCCGCCGTGGGTGAATTTGCCGATGCAAGTGCCGAGGGAAACGAGTTGAGTGCGAGCGACGTTAGTGGCGCGCTTGACGAGGGAGTCGCTGACATAGTAGACCTTGTTCTTGTGGAGGCGGAAGCAGTAGCGGCCGGGATTGGATTCGGGGCCCTCGTGAGAGGGGTTCTCGACGATGCTCTTGAGGTTGTTGCCGGTAAACTTGAAGAGCTTCTCGAAGACCGAGGTCGTCTCCTTCTCGTCCAGAGGTCTCATCTCGATCTGGAACAATGAGGTTTTAAAGGAGCTTGTTTCTCCCCGCTGCTTCAACTAGTACCTAGCGGCTTCCCTTCCTCCTTCTAGGGTTTTGCttttatctctatttataaATCTTGGGTGAACACACACCATAAGAATTACTTGCTGGACGCCGTGTtcagaagaaaacaaagaaagaaagcttGCTGATCTATTTGAGAGGCCCGGCCCACGAGAGAGAGCCCAATTATTTTCTtccagtaaataacttttttacaataaatcttatatttaaattgagaaatactttaaccataaaataaactgatcgtaatttaatatattttattataaaataaatcaaataaatcatataaaatcatatcaatttatgagattatttttatataatttctttgcaGTGATAGCCGTTtacattcaactttctcaaGAAATGTAAAAGAGAGAGGAGAGTATATGAAACTTATTACATATCAAGTTTTAAGTTCTAACCGCACTGCTTGCAATAGAAAAGTGCTGCATAAAACTTGGTAGTTTGGAGGAAATGCAAATAAGAAGGAGACCGAGACACAAGACTGCATTCAAGTTGCTCGAACATGCTTATCAACGAAAAAACAAGGTTTGACACATTCCTAGACCTTCTACAACTTCATGTTTGTGGAAACTTGCATGGTGGCAGGCCTCGAGGAAATGTCATTCCACCAAGCATTCACATGGGGACGAGAAGTTATGGCATTGGCTTTGGGAGTTGTCATGAAGTAAACAAGTGTGGGGATGTGGTGAAGGTCAACCAAGCTATAACTTTCTCCTGCTAGGTATTTAGATTTCGACAACCTCTCCTCGTACACGTCCAGCACTTTTCCTAGCTTCCCCATTTCAGTCTCGATCTTTTGCTCCTCACTAGCCATCCCATACATGGGATTGACTAATATTTGGATGAGAATTTCTGAAATTGGACCATTAAATCGATGTGCTTCCACTTCCATCCATGTGTCCACAAGCGCCGACTCCGATAGGCTATTTGACCGGAGAAGATCGGTCCCGGCATCCTTGTGCTTGTGTGCTAAGTACCGGTTAATAGCCCTCGATTCTAGTATCATGAGCACAAAATTAGTTATAAGACCTAGTACTACTCAATCAAGGTTTGCTGCATGCCAATAATAGTACAACATTACATAACAAGAATCATGATCAAATGGCTGCAATCTTACCAAAAAGACTGACTTCGCCATCTTCTAAAGCAGGTATTTGGCCAAATGGCTGCAAGTCATGATCATCAAATTAGAGGGTAATTTGTGAAACGTATAtagcaaattatatatataatagatgtAAAGAACCCATATATGCaattaaagacaaaaagaaaaagagggccGGCGAAATTAATTAGGATATGGAGCTCATGATCATCTCGCGTACATTCAGGGAAAGATAAGGTGGTTGTTTGTGAGCCCCGGCAGCCAAGTCAACCGGAAGGAGCTCGTAAGCAAGACCTTTCTCGTGGAGACAAAGCAAAACTCGAGCTGTGCAAGCGGACATTGGAATCCCATGAACCTTATAAATCGCCATTCCTAGCTAGCTGTTAATATTATTGCAAATATTCTCTAATTCCAATTTCTAAAGAAGTTGAGGTTCTTGGTGAAATATATAAGAGGGAGTGGACGTGATGAGGACGAGGTACTACTAATCTCGAGCTAGCTTAATTAATATTCATCGTTTATATATGTTAGAATAGATAATATATTCGTAATATTTAGCATGTATcctaatatgatttatttttttactatatttaGTTTATTGTGAAAATCAATTAATATCAATGAGTAttattgattaattatatttttattatttatctagcCTCATTCacattatataaatatgaatatatatatatatgtgttatatgttatgtattcaaaattttaaacacattaaaaaataataaagattaaCCCTCAAAGTTTCTCTATTTTCGACATTAATATAGATGAAGTGATGAACAAGAAATAATTGATGGCTGGAACAAAGTCGTCCTATCTGATGCATCGCTTCATtcgtttctttcttttgatatgCCGGCaacatttttgttgttttgctgCCAATAATGCTGGTTTTGAAAGGAAATTGGGGAATGACTTCTTTagttttattgttattaattttaaataagcaTCGTTTCATGCATGTCACTCGCAAGTTGCAATTAGAGAACATATAATTGGGATAAAATAACTTCAATCATTGTacttattcttttaaaaaaatcagtagtACTACTCTGCTTGCAATGATCTAAATATGCCGAATATTTCccatatcaaattaataattgtACAGAGAGTTTAAGCTATTGAAATCAGGTCCcatcaatttaattaatttggtttatattttaacactGCTCCGTGGACCAAACTTCTTAATTTAGACAAAACAATTAATAGAACATCAACGTCTCGATTGGAttgtaagatgagatgagatgagatgatttataaatagtaataaaattatttgtgaatagtaataaaattatttgagttaatatgttttatgg
Above is a genomic segment from Juglans microcarpa x Juglans regia isolate MS1-56 chromosome 1D, Jm3101_v1.0, whole genome shotgun sequence containing:
- the LOC121253261 gene encoding 60S ribosome subunit biogenesis protein NIP7 homolog, which produces MRPLDEKETTSVFEKLFKFTGNNLKSIVENPSHEGPESNPGRYCFRLHKNKVYYVSDSLVKRATNVARTQLVSLGTCIGKFTHGGSFHLTVQSLSILAPNAKHKVWLKPTSEMSFLYGNHVLKGGLGRITENIATGDGVVVFSMSDVPLGFGIAAKSTQDCRKLDPNGIVVLHQADIGEYLRMEDEL
- the LOC121253333 gene encoding glutathione S-transferase F13-like; the encoded protein is MAIYKVHGIPMSACTARVLLCLHEKGLAYELLPVDLAAGAHKQPPYLSLNPFGQIPALEDGEVSLFESRAINRYLAHKHKDAGTDLLRSNSLSESALVDTWMEVEAHRFNGPISEILIQILVNPMYGMASEEQKIETEMGKLGKVLDVYEERLSKSKYLAGESYSLVDLHHIPTLVYFMTTPKANAITSRPHVNAWWNDISSRPATMQVSTNMKL